In the genome of Paenibacillus sp. FSL R5-0766, one region contains:
- a CDS encoding S-layer homology domain-containing protein, which yields MPKRFSRMLAFLCCLVMVASLMPTSYAAATDNIENAEANETPTAIFGTPELGSNDPLWDQTMEHHINKSTVPADPRPHATGTARILWDHDYLYARVFVNDSNLYQGAGGDHQYDSLEFYVGTGTGGSNQWRVSATGVFSGQAAPGRAAWTQITETGYIVEMRIPKRTLTLEEGKLTFEVYINNSTEKGGDRYEVVSSFGDPDAAYTSAASFTDSLQLSLANEVDTRFSITATAGPGGRITPNPPGDVLRVDRDSNKEFTFTPDSGKMVDTVTVDGETATLSAGTYTFSNIEADHTIHVTFKNDPDAGLLPFVVWNDNFASGEYTTAVIIDLGEGKAALGSALNPDLFALSARNTTLNGEAVTFEGTRKITRVYANDEPKVRGYLGPVSNSPDYQDGLASGRYIVVESEFYSASGGKTTLDGSSNSTKQVYNIVPNGEIVLTEGSPLRNVVFEQEKVVNPILDKFTTFTDNSVNRSLYLHKDEDGKVIKGLPLYVYTHGMSRGGTNAGTDQKAAMKSANGSVALMKKMEKNPDKYASHVLNISYNGVSVPSTENVKKVIDALIASGEVDPNRVYAAGFSWGGQYTNNLVNSYPGFFAAAAPMAPVSGSPNAKDNDAHNNLAYWMFLNAHNVGGYQTNLNNFINNNMPKMINARASRFESNEVLTWPYNQFDQPNLRPNPANTPVLADYIAHEVEAAVLYNEITMGDWSIAPTAQSSNLPAWNNDYTDVFEWMFAQRKPVVPGAPSGFKATAGDGQVTLSWTAPADNGGSAILGYKVWYGNVTPVVIDASETKYTFKNLTNGQNYSFKIVAVNAKGDGAEISAPAMPTKTTTPTVPGSGGTTGNNGNTGNSGNTHNTNNTNTGTDAGMSKSTYTLNTPKDKPAITDKNGNTTLPGGGTITTKGGTEIKVPEGTTIDSNGKVTIPADKSAEVTLPASNSTVTISGGSTIASDGTVTVGGKDAHVKLPNGNQVHIQGGSKIRSGGTVVVGPSGARVGLDNGMSLNIREGTELAFDDSIPLGFHVITGNPFRDADMDDWFYNDINFAYTYDLFNGTTSTTFSPGNAMTRAMFVQVLANLENINLSSYTSSRFSDVTDGQWYTAAAEWAAEKGIVNGTNADLFDPNSPMTREQMLVILYNYMKYKGYEIPESHSKSFTDQSEISSWALEAVQALQGNGIVLGKPGNFFAPKATATRAEVATIFVRFVEYLAN from the coding sequence ATGCCAAAACGATTTAGCAGAATGCTCGCGTTCCTCTGTTGCTTGGTAATGGTGGCGTCGCTAATGCCTACCAGCTATGCCGCCGCCACTGACAACATCGAGAACGCAGAAGCGAATGAAACACCCACCGCCATTTTTGGAACTCCCGAACTCGGGTCAAACGACCCACTCTGGGACCAGACCATGGAGCATCACATCAACAAAAGCACTGTGCCCGCCGATCCCAGACCCCATGCCACGGGCACAGCCAGAATCCTTTGGGACCATGACTACCTGTATGCCCGAGTATTTGTGAATGACAGTAATCTATATCAGGGAGCTGGCGGAGATCACCAGTACGACAGCCTGGAGTTTTATGTCGGCACCGGAACCGGAGGCTCAAACCAATGGCGCGTCAGCGCGACGGGCGTGTTCTCAGGGCAGGCCGCTCCGGGCAGAGCTGCATGGACCCAGATCACGGAAACAGGATATATCGTGGAGATGAGAATACCCAAAAGAACCTTGACCTTGGAGGAGGGCAAGCTTACCTTTGAGGTTTATATTAATAACTCAACGGAAAAGGGCGGTGACCGCTATGAAGTCGTTTCCAGTTTCGGAGATCCGGACGCGGCTTACACCAGCGCTGCTTCTTTTACAGACAGCCTGCAGCTCTCTTTAGCCAATGAAGTGGACACCAGATTCTCAATCACCGCCACTGCGGGACCGGGCGGCCGAATAACGCCGAACCCACCCGGCGATGTTCTGAGAGTAGATCGGGACTCTAACAAAGAATTTACGTTTACCCCCGATTCCGGCAAAATGGTGGATACCGTAACGGTAGACGGCGAGACCGCGACTCTCTCTGCTGGCACTTATACCTTTTCGAATATTGAGGCTGACCATACAATTCACGTAACATTCAAAAACGATCCAGACGCGGGGCTGCTTCCCTTTGTTGTATGGAATGACAACTTCGCCAGTGGCGAGTACACAACGGCTGTCATCATTGATTTAGGCGAGGGGAAGGCAGCGTTAGGCTCCGCGCTTAATCCGGACTTGTTTGCCTTATCGGCTAGGAACACGACCCTGAACGGCGAAGCAGTTACCTTTGAAGGAACGCGCAAGATCACAAGGGTATATGCTAATGACGAACCGAAGGTACGCGGCTATCTGGGGCCGGTAAGCAATTCACCGGATTATCAGGACGGACTGGCAAGTGGCCGTTACATCGTAGTTGAGTCTGAGTTTTATTCAGCGAGCGGCGGCAAAACAACGCTGGATGGCAGCAGTAACTCGACAAAGCAGGTTTACAACATCGTACCAAACGGAGAGATCGTACTGACAGAGGGGAGTCCACTTCGCAACGTGGTTTTTGAACAGGAAAAAGTTGTGAATCCAATCCTTGACAAGTTTACAACATTCACGGACAATTCGGTCAATCGCTCGCTCTACCTTCACAAGGATGAAGACGGTAAAGTGATCAAAGGATTGCCGCTGTATGTTTATACACACGGCATGTCACGCGGCGGCACAAACGCTGGGACAGACCAAAAAGCGGCCATGAAATCCGCCAACGGCTCGGTCGCTCTAATGAAAAAAATGGAGAAAAATCCTGACAAGTACGCCAGCCATGTACTGAATATTTCCTATAATGGCGTATCTGTTCCCTCAACAGAGAATGTTAAGAAGGTCATAGACGCCCTGATTGCCAGCGGCGAAGTAGACCCTAACCGTGTTTACGCAGCTGGCTTCTCCTGGGGTGGCCAGTATACAAACAACTTAGTTAACAGCTACCCTGGCTTCTTCGCCGCCGCCGCACCTATGGCCCCGGTAAGCGGTTCACCGAACGCTAAGGACAATGACGCTCACAACAACCTGGCCTATTGGATGTTTTTAAATGCTCATAATGTTGGAGGCTACCAGACTAACCTCAATAACTTTATCAATAACAATATGCCGAAAATGATCAACGCAAGGGCTTCGCGCTTTGAGAGTAATGAGGTCCTCACGTGGCCCTACAATCAATTTGATCAGCCGAATCTGAGGCCGAATCCGGCCAACACACCTGTTCTGGCTGATTACATAGCGCACGAAGTTGAAGCGGCGGTTCTTTACAACGAGATAACTATGGGGGATTGGAGCATAGCTCCCACGGCGCAGTCCTCTAACTTGCCGGCTTGGAACAATGACTACACAGACGTCTTTGAATGGATGTTTGCACAGAGAAAACCGGTCGTGCCCGGTGCTCCGAGCGGCTTCAAGGCGACAGCCGGTGACGGACAGGTCACACTGAGCTGGACCGCCCCTGCTGACAACGGTGGCAGTGCGATCTTGGGCTACAAGGTATGGTATGGCAACGTAACGCCGGTCGTAATCGATGCGTCGGAGACCAAGTATACCTTCAAGAACCTGACAAACGGCCAAAATTACAGCTTCAAAATCGTTGCGGTGAACGCGAAGGGAGACGGCGCGGAGATCAGTGCACCGGCGATGCCGACGAAGACGACGACTCCTACCGTACCTGGTTCTGGTGGTACTACGGGCAACAACGGTAATACAGGCAACAGTGGTAATACACACAACACTAACAATACGAACACCGGGACAGACGCTGGAATGTCGAAATCGACCTACACATTGAATACACCGAAGGATAAACCCGCTATCACAGACAAAAATGGCAACACCACCCTGCCCGGCGGCGGCACGATTACGACCAAGGGAGGGACGGAGATCAAGGTGCCCGAAGGCACAACGATAGACTCAAATGGTAAGGTAACCATTCCGGCAGACAAGAGCGCCGAAGTGACACTACCCGCCAGCAACAGCACGGTGACCATTTCTGGCGGCTCGACGATAGCGAGCGACGGTACGGTCACAGTAGGCGGCAAAGACGCGCATGTGAAACTGCCAAACGGCAACCAGGTGCATATCCAAGGAGGATCGAAGATACGGAGCGGTGGAACGGTTGTGGTAGGACCCAGCGGTGCAAGAGTTGGCTTAGACAACGGCATGTCGCTGAACATCCGTGAGGGTACGGAGCTGGCGTTTGATGACTCCATCCCACTGGGCTTCCACGTGATAACAGGTAATCCTTTCAGGGATGCCGACATGGACGACTGGTTCTACAACGATATAAATTTCGCCTACACATACGATCTTTTCAACGGCACGACGTCCACAACGTTCTCACCGGGCAACGCAATGACGCGTGCAATGTTCGTGCAGGTACTGGCCAATCTTGAGAACATAAATCTCTCCAGCTACACAAGTTCCCGCTTTAGCGACGTGACGGACGGACAGTGGTACACCGCGGCAGCCGAGTGGGCGGCTGAAAAAGGCATAGTCAACGGTACAAACGCAGACCTGTTTGACCCCAATTCACCAATGACGCGTGAGCAGATGCTGGTGATCCTGTACAACTACATGAAGTACAAGGGCTATGAGATACCTGAAAGCCACTCTAAGTCCTTCACGGATCAGAGTGAGATCAGCTCCTGGGCGTTGGAGGCCGTTCAGGCGCTGCAAGGCAACGGCATTGTATTAGGCAAACCGGGCAACTTTTTTGCTCCCAAAGCCACCGCCACCCGCGCCGAAGTAGCCACGATCTTTGTAAGATTCGTCGAATATCTGGCTAACTGA